A genomic region of Cannabis sativa cultivar Pink pepper isolate KNU-18-1 chromosome 1, ASM2916894v1, whole genome shotgun sequence contains the following coding sequences:
- the LOC115707515 gene encoding homeobox-leucine zipper protein ATHB-15 — translation MAMSCKDGKPGLDNGKYVRYTPEQVEALERLYHDCPKPSSIRRQQLIRECPILSNIEPKQIKVWFQNRRCREKQRKEASRLQAVNRKLTAMNKLLMEENDRLQKQVSQLVYENGYFRQHTQSTTLATKDTSCESVVTSGQHHLTPQHPPRDASPAGLLSIAEETLAEFLSKATGTAVEWVQMPGMKPGPDSIGIVAISHGCTGVAARACGLVGLEPTRVAEILKDRPSWFRDCRAVDVLNVLPTANGGTIELLYLQLYAPTTLAPARDFWILRYTSVLEDGSLVVCERSLKNTQNGPAMPPVQHFVRAEMLPSGYLIRPCEGGGSIIHIVDHMDLEPWSVPEVLRPLYESSTVLAQKTTMAALRQLRQIAHEVSQSSVTGWGRRPAALRVLSQRLSRGFNEALNGFTDEGWSMMGNDGMDDVTILVNSSPDKLMGLNLSFENEFPAVSNAVLCAKASMLLQNVPPAILLRFLREHRSEWADNNIDAYSAAAVKVGPCSLAGSRVGSFGGQVILPLAHTIEHDEFLEVIKLEGVSHSPEDAMMPREMFLLQLCSGMDENAVGSCAELIFAPIDASFADDAPLLPSGFRIIPLDSGKEASSPNRTLDLASALEIGPNGAKASSDYSANNGCVRSVMTIAFEFAFESHMQEHVASMARQYVRSIISSVQRVALALSPSHLSSQAGLRSPLGTPEAQTLARWICNSYRGYLGVELLKSSGEGGETILKTLWHHSDAVMCCSMKASPVFTFANQAGLDMLETTLVALQDICLEKIFDDHGRKTLCSEFPQIMQQGFSCLQGGICLSSMGRPVSYERAVAWKVLNEEENAHCICFMFMNWSFV, via the exons ATGGCTATGTCCTGCAAGGATGGTAAACCGGGACTAGATAACGGTAAGTATGTAAGGTACACACCTGAGCAGGTTGAAGCCCTTGAAAGGCTCTATCATGATTGCCCCAAACCCAGTTCGATTCGTCGCCAACAGCTTATAAGGGAGTGCCCTATTCTCTCTAATATTGAGCCTAAACAAATCAAGGTCTGGTTCCAGAACAGAAG ATGCAGAGAGAAACAAAGGAAAGAAGCGTCACGCCTTCAAGCTGTGAATAGGAAGCTTACTGCTATGAATAAGCTATTAATGGAAGAGAATGATAGGTTGCAGAAGCAGGTGTCGCAATTGGTGTATGAAAATGGCTATTTCCGCCAGCATACCCAAAGC ACAACGCTTGCAACCAAAGATACAAGTTGTGAATCGGTGGTCACGAGTGGTCAACACCATTTGACCCCTCAGCACCCGCCGAGAGATGCTAGTCCTGCAGG GCTTTTGTCCATTGCAGAGGAAACTTTAGCAGAGTTTCTTTCAAAGGCTACTGGAACTGCTGTGGAGTGGGTCCAAATGCCTGGAATGAAG CCTGGTCCGGATTCCATTGGAATCGTTGCTATTTCTCATGGTTGCACTGGAGTGGCAGCACGAGCCTGCGGCCTGGTGGGTCTAGAACCTACGAGG GTCGCTGAAATCCTCAAGGATCGACCATCGTGGTTTCGCGATTGCCGTGCCGTGGATGTTCTTAACGTGCTGCCAACCGCAAATGGTGGAACCATTGAGCTGCTTTATTTGCAG CTCTATGCTCCAACTACTTTGGCGCCTGCTCGCGATTTCTGGATATTGCGATATACTTCTGTTTTAGAAGATGGCAGCCTTGTG GTTTGTGAAAGATCTCTTAAAAATACTCAAAATGGTCCAGCCATGCCTCCTGTGCAACATTTTGTTAGGGCAGAGATGCTGCCTAGTGGATACCTCATTCGGCCTTGTGAAGGGGGTGGTTCAATCATACACATTGTTGATCATATGGATTTGGAG CCTTGGAGTGTGCCAGAAGTATTGCGTCCGCTGTATGAATCATCTACTGTTCTTGCTCAAAAGACAACAATGGCA GCTTTAAGGCAGCTAAGACAGATAGCCCATGAGGTTTCTCAGTCTAGTGTCACAGGCTGGGGTAGGCGTCCTGCTGCTCTAAGAGTCCTGAGCCAGAGGCTAAGCAG GGGTTTTAATGAGGCACTTAATGGCTTTACTGATGAGGGGTGGTCAATGATGGGAAACGATGGCATGGATGATGTTACAATCCTTGTTAACTCATCTCCCGACAAACTAATGGGCTTAAATCTTTCTTTTGAGAACGAATTTCCTGCTGTCAGCAACGCAGTTTTATGTGCTAAAGCATCTATGCTGTTACAG AATGTCCCTCCTGCTATCCTTCTTAGGTTCCTGCGAGAGCATAGGTCAGAATGGGCTGACAATAACATTGATGCTTATTCTGCTGCCGCTGTCAAAGTGGGCCCCTGTAGTTTAGCAGGTTCTCGGGTTGGTAGTTTTGGTGGTCAAGTTATACTGCCTCTGGCACACACTATTGAGCATGATGAG TTCTTGGAGGTCATTAAGTTGGAAGGTGTTAGTCATTCTCCTGAAGATGCAATGATGCCTAGAGAAATGTTCCTTCTGCAA CTCTGCAGTGGAATGGATGAGAATGCTGTTGGCTCTTGTGCTGAACTAATTTTTGCTCCAATTGATGCTTCTTTCGCTGATGATGCACCTCTTCTGCCATCTGGGTTCCGAATTATTCCTTTGGATTCTGGGAAG GAAGCCTCCAGTCCAAATCGCACCCTAGACCTGGCTTCTGCTCTTGAAATTGGGCCAAATGGAGCTAAAGCTTCTAGTGATTATTCTGCCAACAATGGTTGTGTGAGATCAGTGATGACGATTGCTTTTGAATTTGCATTTGAAAGCCACATGCAAGAACATGTAGCCTCCATGGCTAGGCAGTATGTCCGCAGCATTATCTCATCAGTTCAAAGGGTTGCACTAGCATTGTCGCCTTCACATTTGAGTTCACAGGCTGGTCTTCGCTCACCACTCGGTACTCCTGAAGCACAGACCCTTGCTCGTTGGATCTGCAACAGTTATAG GGGCTACTTGGGTGTGGAACTACTTAAATCTAGTGGAGAGGGGGGCGAAACAATTCTCAAAACCTTGTGGCATCACTCGGATGCTGTTATGTGTTGCTCAATGAAG GCATCACCAGTTTTTACCTTTGCAAACCAGGCGGGGCTTGACATGCTTGAAACCACCTTGGTTGCACTGCAAGATATTTGTTTGGAAAAGATTTTTGATGACCATGGGCGGAAGACTCTCTGCTCTGAGTTCCCTCAGATAATGCAGCAG GGTTTCTCTTGCCTTCAGGGGGGAATCTGCCTTTCGAGCATGGGACGGCCAGTGTCGTATGAAAGAGCAGTGGCATGGAAAGTGCTGAACGAGGAGGAGAACGCACACTGTATCTGTTTTATGTTTATGAACTGGTCTTTTGTGTGA
- the LOC115704484 gene encoding GATA transcription factor 9, which yields MEVPEYLVGGYFGAGAVDFSNEKRLSEQKSSEHFTIDDLLDFSHEEPMVTDGFFDNVACNNSTESSTVTAVDSCNSSISGGEHQFPGNRSFGDSQFSGDLCVPYEDLAELEWLSNFVEDSFSAEKELDTLQFLSTSSATVNNTKPPTSETSSSSETSRNASFFQQETPLPGKARSKRSRAAPGDWTTRLLHLVTPNNNVDDGTKPVKTTPSKKKELAGGSCGSNGNSDSSGRKCLHCAAEKTPQWRTGPLGPKTLCNACGVRYKSGRLVPEYRPAASPTFVSAKHSNSHRKVLELRRQKDFHRAQHQHFLSQSSIFGVSNGGDDYLIHHHNGPDFRHMI from the exons ATGGAAGTGCCGGAGTACTTAGTCGGCGGATACTTTGGTGCCGGAGCTGTAGACTTTTCGAATGAGAAGAGGCTGTCTGAACAGAAATCCAGCGAACATTTCACCATTGATGACCTTCTTGACTTTTCTCACGAAGAACCTATGGTTACTGATGGTTTCTTCGATAATGTCGCCTGTAATAACTCCACAGAATCCTCGACTGTCACCGCAGTCGACAGCTGCAATTCCTCCATTTCTGGCGGTGAACATCAATTCCCGGGAAACCGTAGCTTCGGCGACTCTCAATTCTCCGGTGACCTCTGCGTTCcg TATGAGGACTTGGCGGAGCTGGAATGGCTTTCGAATTTCGTGGAGGACTCTTTCTCAGCTGAAAAAGAACTAGACACCCTCCAATTCCTTTCAACAAGCTCAGCCACAGTTAACAACACCAAGCCGCCGACATCAGAAACGTCGTCCTCCTCAGAAACGAGCCGAAACGCATCGTTTTTCCAGCAAGAAACTCCTCTGCCTGGCAAAGCCAGAAGCAAGCGTTCACGCGCTGCACCCGGCGACTGGACCACTCGCCTCCTCCACCTCGTCACGCCTAATAATAATGTCGACGACGGAACCAAACCCGTGAAAACGACGCCGTCTAAAAAGAAGGAATTGGCTGGTGGGTCGTGCGGCTCGAATGGGAATTCGGATTCTTCTGGGCGTAAATGCCTTCACTGTGCCGCTGAGAAGACGCCGCAATGGCGGACTGGGCCTTTGGGCCCAAAAACTCTATGCAATGCTTGCGGTGTCCGTTACAAGTCGGGTCGACTCGTACCCGAATACCGACCCGCTGCAAGTCCGACATTCGTGTCAGCTAAACACTCTAACTCGCACAGGAAGGTTTTGGAGCTCCGAAGGCAAAAGGATTTCCATAGAGCACAGCATCAGCATTTTCTTAGTCAAAGTTCTATTTTTGGCGTATCCAACGGTGGCGATGATTATTTGATCCATCATCACAACGGACCCGATTTTCGGCATATGATCTAG